A region from the Triticum aestivum cultivar Chinese Spring chromosome 3D, IWGSC CS RefSeq v2.1, whole genome shotgun sequence genome encodes:
- the LOC123077255 gene encoding probable LRR receptor-like serine/threonine-protein kinase At3g47570, whose product MAEMPPVRLLLLSLLFTLVIATARDSVGNHDDDDGAALLAFKVGIRRGGSSGPLRSWNSSTSFCSWEGVTCGGGSGRVVALDLSSHGLAGMLPAAIGNLTSLRTLNLSFNWFHGGIPASLGRLHRLQTLDLSYNSLSGTLPDNMSLCTGMTALVLGSNNLGGLIPSSLGDTLTNLKKVSLTNNSLTGAVPASLANLSFLQHLDLSINQLEGSIPPGLRGLRSISHIDLSANGFSGALPSSLYNLSLLRSLQVEGNTLQGSIPADIGDRLPAMEKLVLSRNRFSGAIPHSVTNLSSLTALRLGWNQFSGHVPRTLGRSQDLRYLELAGNKLEADNSRGWEFMDSLANCTQLQYLALDNNSFRGQLPGSVVNLSTSLEKFFIGYNNISGEIPSDISNLAGLKVLQVANTSVSGAIPESIGKLANLVMFFMFNNALSGLVPPSVGNLTRLNWILAYNNNLEGPIPASLGKLKDLNILDMSKNRLNGSIPREIFKLSSLSIQLDLSYNSLSGPLPSEVGSLTNLNWLVLSGNQLRGRIPESISSCTVLEYLLLHNNSFEGSIPTNLKNIKGLTTVSLSMNKLSGTIPDAFDGIATLKELYLAQNNLTGSIPAVLQNLTLLSVLDLSFNNLEGEVPTGGVFRNLTYEWVQGNSKLCGGVHQLHLAPCSSLYPVRNHKKSLVVPLTVTGSLMLLVSVIVIVWLLHRKLKESNKFHMLPLTIDKHQRVSYQAIFNGTNEFSEANLLGKGRYGAVYRCTLDDEGTATSVAVKVFDPQQSGSSKSFEVECEALRRVRHRCILKIITCCASISPQGQEFKALVFELMPNNSLDSWLHPKSQERAPCSTLSLAQRLDIAVDILDALDYLHNDCQPPIIHCDIKPSNILLAHDMTARVGDFGIARVLPENASQTMLNSTSSTGVRGSIGYIAPEYGEGSAASPIGDVYSLGILLLEMFTGRSPTDDKFKGSLNLHKFAQAALPNKVMEIADPAIWIHTEANDTGAADTGTARTRTEECLVSVMSVGISCSMQQPRERMLIRDAASEMHAIRDAYLIFANSPIHQRE is encoded by the exons ATGGCCGAGATGCCCCCCGTGAGGTTGCTTTTGTTGTCCCTCCTCTTCACCCTCGTGATCGCCACGGCGAGGGACAGTGTTGgcaaccatgatgatgatgatggagccGCCTTGCTTGCTTTCAAGGTGGGTATCAGGAGGGGCGGAAGCTCTGGCCCACTCCGCTCGTGGAACAGCAGCACCAGCTTCTGCAGCTGGGAGGGTGTgacctgcggcggcggcagcggcagggtGGTGGCGCTGGACCTGTCCTCCCATGGGCTCGCTGGGATGCTCCCGGCGGCCATTGGGAACCTCACATCGTTACGGACGCTCAACCTGAGCTTCAACTGGTTCCATGGGGGCATCCCGGCGAGCCTTGGCCGCCTTCATCGTCTCCAGACGCTTGACCTGAGCTATAACTCACTCTCCGGCACGCTGCCTGACAACATGAGCCTCTGCACCGGCATGACGGCCCTGGTCCTCGGCAGCAACAACCTCGGTGGGCTCATCCCGTCCAGCCTCGGTGATACACTGACCAACCTGAAGAAGGTCTCGCTGACGAACAACAGCTTGACAGGCGCCGTCCCAGCGTCGCTAGCCAACCTGTCGTTCCTGCAACACCTCGATCTCTCCATCAACCAGCTCGAGGGCTCGATCCCACCAGGACTCAGAGGCCTCAGGAGCATCTCTCACATCGATCTCTCCGCAAACGGATTCTCCGGTGCGCTCCCAAGCTCTCTCTACAACCTGTCATTGCTGAGGAGCCTTCAGGTTGAGGGGAACACGCTGCAAGGAAGCATCCCTGCCGACATCGGCGACAGGCTCCCGGCCATGGAAAAGCTTGTCTTGTCCCGGAACAGATTCAGCGGCGCCATCCCTCATTCAGTCACCAACCTCTCCTCTCTCACAGCACTTCGCCTTGGGTGGAACCAGTTTAGCGGCCACGTACCTCGCACGCTGGGGAGGTCGCAGGACCTGCGGTACCTGGAGCTGGCTGGCAACAAGCTTGAAGCAGACAACAGCAGGGGATGGGAGTTCATGGATTCGCTTGCAAACTGCACCCAGCTACAGTATCTGGCCCTCGACAACAACTCCTTCAGAGGGCAGCTGCCAGGTTCAGTCGTAAACCTCTCAACAAGTCTCGAGAAGTTTTTCATAGGCTACAACAACATCTCAGGGGAAATCCCTTCAGACATCTCCAATCTGGCAGGCCTGAAGGTGCTGCAGGTAGCAAATACCTCCGTGTCAGGAGCTATTCCAGAGAGCATCGGGAAGCTAGCAAACCTTGTCATGTTCTTCATGTTCAACAATGCCTTGTCAGGCCTCGTGCCACCATCTGTCGGGAACCTCACCAGGTTGAACTGGATCCTCGCGTACAATAATAACCTGGAAGGACCAATCCCAGCGAGCCTAGGGAAACTCAAGGACCTCAACATTCTGGATATGTCCAAAAATCGCCTGAATGGCTCCATTCCCAGAGAGATCTTCAAACTGTCTTCACTTTCTATACAACTAGACCTGTCATACAATTCCCTTTCTGGACCCTTGCCATCAGAGGTTGGTAGCTTGACTAACCTTAATTGGTTGGTACTATCAGGAAATCAGTTACGCGGTAGGATACCTGAAAGTATCTCGAGTTGCACGGTCCTGGAATACCTGTTATTGCATAATAACTCGTTTGAAGGAAGCATACCAACAAATTTGAAGAATATAAAGGGGCTCACCACGGTAAGCTTGTCAATGAACAAGTTGTCCGGTACGATTCCCGATGCCTTCGATGGAATTGCCACTTTGAAAGAGCTGTATCTGGCACAGAACAACTTGACTGGGTCAATCCCAGCTGTTCTACAAAATTTGACATTGCTGTCGGTGCTAGATTTGTCGTTCAATAATCTGGAAGGTGAAGTGCCAACTGGGGGCGTCTTTAGAAACCTAACCTATGAATGGGTCCAAGGAAACAGTAAGTTGTGTGGTGGAGTACATCAGCTTCACCTGGCTCCATGTTCCTCCTTATACCCTGTGAGAAATCACAAAAAGTCTCTTGTAGTACCTCTCACAGTAACAGGGTCACTCATGCTACTAGTGTCAGTTATTGTTATTGTTTGGTTACTCCACAGGAAGCTCAAAGAAAGTAACAAGTTTCATATGCTACCTTTAACTATTGACAAACATCAGAGAGTGTCTTATCAAGCAATTTTCAACGGAACTAATGAGTTCTCAGAGGCCAACTTACTTGGTAAAGGAAGATATGGTGCTGTTTACAGATGCACCTTGGATGATGAGGGTACAGCTACAAGTGTGGCCGTAAAGGTGTTTGACCCCCAACAATCAGGATCTTCCAAGAGTTTTGAGGTTGAATGTGAGGCCTTGAGAAGAGTGCGTCACCGATGTATCCTAAAAATCATCACCTGTTGCGCAAGCATCAGCCCCCAAGGTCAAGAGTTCAAGGCTCTGGTTTTTGAGCTCATGCCCAACAACAGTCTAGACAGCTGGCTTCATCCTAAATCCCAAGAGCGGGCTCCATGCAGTACGCTCAGCCTAGCTCAGCGGCTGGACATTGCTGTTGATATCCTGGATGCACTGGACTATCTTCACAACGACTGTCAACCACCGATCATCCACTGTGATATCAAGCCAAGCAACATACTCCTCGCACATGACATGACTGCACGTGTTGGAGATTTTGGCATAGCAAGAGTTCTTCCTGAGAATGCAAGCCAAACCATGCTGAATTCAACTAGCTCCACAGGAGTACGAGGTTCCATTGGCTACATTGCTCCAG AGTACGGTGAAGGATCTGCTGCCTCACCTATTGGTGATGTTTATAGCCTCGGTATATTGTTGCTTGAGATGTTCACCGGAAGAAGCCCCACAGACGACAAGTTCAAAGGTTCACTGAATCTGCATAAATTTGCTCAGGCCGCTCTTCCAAATAAAGTCATGGAAATAGCCGACCCAGCAATCTGGATACACACAGAGGCAAATGATACAGGTGCAGCTGACACCGGCACTGCAAGAACAAGAACTGAGGAATGCTTGGTTTCTGTCATGAGTGTTGGCATATCCTGCTCAATGCAACAGCCCAGAGAGCGAATGCTGATAAGGGATGCAGCTTCAGAGATGCATGCAATCAGAGATGCGTACCTTATATTTGCCAATTCACCGATACATCAGAGAGAATAA